A region of Tigriopus californicus strain San Diego chromosome 7, Tcal_SD_v2.1, whole genome shotgun sequence DNA encodes the following proteins:
- the LOC131883707 gene encoding coatomer subunit delta-like produces the protein MVLLAAAVCTRGGKALLSRQFVEMTKSRIEGLLAAFPKLISSSSGSTSASSGRGSGGPGSSSTKQHTFVETESVRYVYQPMEKIYMLLITTKTSNILEDLETLRLFARVLPEYCRNMDEADILDNAFNLIFAFDEIVALGYRESVNLAQIRTFVEMDSHEEKVYQAVRQTQEREAKQKMREKAKELHRQKMEIAKRGGRGGPPMSSYGGQGGFTPGPNIGDTLSTPAEPPKPTYSAPAKKTTNSKAMKLGGKAKDVDSFVDQLMSEGVNVMTEISAKQQPAASKAPVLPEIPTESVHAKLEEKITVTANRDGGLESMELSGIMTLRITDDQFGRIKLQLQNPTNKGIQMQTHPNIDKELLKTRAQIGLKNSGKPFPLSTDVGVLKWRYTTTEESNIPLSINCWPSDNGQGGCDVNIEYELEQEQLELNDVVISIPIPHGVNAPVVAECDGAYTYEKRGALLWQLPVIDSSNKTGSMEFSCGGNADDFFPIHVSFYSKKTYSEIKVLDCLDVDSEAPVKYSSETLFIPDKYDIV, from the exons TCTTGGCCGCCTTTCCTAAACTCATCTCCTCGTCCTCGGGTTCGACGTCAGCGAGCTCGGGCCGAGGTTCGGGTGGACCGGGCTCGTCGTCCACTAAGCAGCACACGTTTGTCGAGACCGAATCCGTCCGATATGTGTATCAACCCATGGAGAAGATATACATGTTGCTGATTACCACCAAAACCAGTAACATCCTCGAGGATTTGGAAACGTTGCGACTTTTCGCTCGAGTG CTGCCCGAGTATTGCCGAAATATGGACGAGGCCGATATCTTGGATAACGccttcaatctcattttcGCTTTCGACGAAATCGTGGCTTTGGGATATCGCGAAAGCGTCAATCTGGCTCAGATTCGCACTTTTGTCGAGATGGACTCGCATGAGGAGAAAGTGTATCAAGCCGTTCGACAAACGCAAGAGCGCGAGGCCAAGCAAAAGATGCGCGAAAAGGCCAAAGAGCTTCACCGACAGAAGATGGAGATTGCCAAACGTGGCGGACGTGGAGGTCCACCCATGTCCAGTTACGGTGGACAAGGTGGGTTCACGCCTGGTCCCAATATTGGGGACACGTTATCCACGCCCGCTGAACCGCCCAAACCCACTTACAGTGCCCCAGC GAAAAAGACGACCAACTCGAAGGCCATGAAGTTGGGCGGTAAGGCCAAGGATGTGGACAGTTTCGTCGATCAGCTCATGTCTGAAGGAGTGAATGTGATGACGGAAATATCGGCCAAGCAACAGCCCGCTGCTTCGAAAGCGCCGGTTTTACCCGAAATCCCAACAGAGAG TGTTCATGccaaattggaagaaaagaTCACGGTGACCGCCAACCGCGATGGAGGCCTGGAATCGATGGAATTGTCCGGCATCATGACTTTGAGGATCACTGACGACCAATTCGGGCGAATCAAACTTCAGCTCCAAAATCCTACCAACAAAGGCATCCAAATGCAGACCCATCCAAATATTGATAAGGAACTTCTAAAAACCCGGGCCCAAATCGGCCTCAAGAACTCGGGGAAGCCATTCCCGCTCAGCACGGATGTGGGTGTGCTCAAATGGCGATACACTACGACGGAGGAATCCAATATTCCTCTTTCTA TCAATTGTTGGCCATCGGATAATGGACAGGGCGGTTGCGATGTGAATATAGAATATGAGCTGGAGCAAGAACAACTCGAACTGAATGACGTTGTCATCAGCATCCCCATTCC ACACGGGGTGAACGCCCCTGTGGTAGCCGAATGTGATGGTGCTTACACGTACGAAAAACGCGGTGCTCTCCTTTGGCAATTACCTGTGATCGATTCCTCCAATAAGACGGGCAGCATGGAATTCTCTTGTGGAGGCAATGCCGATGACTTCTTTCCGATCCACGTGTCGTTTtattccaaaaagacctattCGGAGATCAAG GTCTTGGATTGCTTGGATGTGGATTCCGAGGCGCCGGTGAAGTATTCGTCCGAGACACTATTCATTCCGGATAAATATGACATCGTttag